Proteins found in one Neodiprion lecontei isolate iyNeoLeco1 chromosome 6, iyNeoLeco1.1, whole genome shotgun sequence genomic segment:
- the LOC107221733 gene encoding uncharacterized protein LOC107221733 isoform X2, which produces MELESPAWLDACYVQKVLRKAENDESIEVSDISVRPATAKGDNYMSDMYRIAVEFSRGQGDQRNEEERSLILKLLPQDEFRERMLNETGFFAVELSMMSDTLPRISEILAKFSKTKLSARCLYVQYEKPTHVFLDDLAPAGFRMAVRQEGLDMDHCLLALRNLGLFHAGSVAFGEQDPTALARYKRGMLHKDNPAETSTAFNTCMKSLAEESAKWPELNPRIPEKLLKLSEYTYEKGCEAALVREDDFTVLNHGDFWVNNMMFRYDERQKPMDHIFCI; this is translated from the exons ATGGAGTTGGAAAGTCCTGCGTGGCTGGACGCATGTTACGTCCAAAAGGTTTTACGAAAGGCTGAAAATGACGAATCTATTGAAGTTTCCGATATATCCGTGCGACCGGCAACGGCTAAAGGTGATAATTATATGAGCGACATGTACCGAATCGCTGTAGAATTTTCACGAGGTCAAGGTGATCAACGAAACGAGGAGGAGAGGTCTCTTATATTAAAACTCCTACCGCAGGACGAGTTTCGAGAGCGGATG CTTAACGAAACTGGATTCTTTGCCGTGGAATTGTCAATGATGTCGGATACACTTCCGCGAATAAGCGAAATTCTTGCGAAATTTTCGAAGACGAAGCTCAGCGCAAGATGCTTATACGTTCAGTACGAGAAACCGACTCACGTATTCCTCGATGATTTGGCACCTGCAGGCTTCCGAATGGCTGTTCGCCAAGAAGGTCTTGATATGGACCACTGTCTGCTTGCCCTTAGGAATCTTGGCTTGTTTCACGCTGGTTCAGTCGCATTTGGAGAACAG GATCCTACGGCACTGGCAAGGTACAAAAGGGGAATGCTTCATAAGGATAATCCAGCTGAGACGAGCACAGCTTTCAACACGTGTATGAAATCTCTTGCAGAGGAGTCAGCCAAGTGGCCAGAGCTAAATCCAAG AATTCCCGAGAAACTTCTCAAGTTGTCCGAATACACGTATGAAAAAGGATGCGAAGCAGCTCTTGTAAGAGAAGATGATTTCACCGTCCTCAATCACGGAGATTTCTGGGTAAACAATATGATGTTCCGCTACGACGAACGGCAAAAGCCCATGGATCACATATTT TGCATTTAA
- the LOC107221733 gene encoding uncharacterized protein LOC107221733 isoform X1, translating into MELESPAWLDACYVQKVLRKAENDESIEVSDISVRPATAKGDNYMSDMYRIAVEFSRGQGDQRNEEERSLILKLLPQDEFRERMLNETGFFAVELSMMSDTLPRISEILAKFSKTKLSARCLYVQYEKPTHVFLDDLAPAGFRMAVRQEGLDMDHCLLALRNLGLFHAGSVAFGEQDPTALARYKRGMLHKDNPAETSTAFNTCMKSLAEESAKWPELNPRIPEKLLKLSEYTYEKGCEAALVREDDFTVLNHGDFWVNNMMFRYDERQKPMDHIFVDFQISHRGSPAEDLLYFLGTSPSDDIRHQNREQLLREYHTSLASTMTKLKCKTEVPSFDALQELLRKRAFFEVIASSVVLPIVVLEKGNNVDISKISGADGKYDNPAYRGKAYRRIMSRILPLYDSMGLLDI; encoded by the exons ATGGAGTTGGAAAGTCCTGCGTGGCTGGACGCATGTTACGTCCAAAAGGTTTTACGAAAGGCTGAAAATGACGAATCTATTGAAGTTTCCGATATATCCGTGCGACCGGCAACGGCTAAAGGTGATAATTATATGAGCGACATGTACCGAATCGCTGTAGAATTTTCACGAGGTCAAGGTGATCAACGAAACGAGGAGGAGAGGTCTCTTATATTAAAACTCCTACCGCAGGACGAGTTTCGAGAGCGGATG CTTAACGAAACTGGATTCTTTGCCGTGGAATTGTCAATGATGTCGGATACACTTCCGCGAATAAGCGAAATTCTTGCGAAATTTTCGAAGACGAAGCTCAGCGCAAGATGCTTATACGTTCAGTACGAGAAACCGACTCACGTATTCCTCGATGATTTGGCACCTGCAGGCTTCCGAATGGCTGTTCGCCAAGAAGGTCTTGATATGGACCACTGTCTGCTTGCCCTTAGGAATCTTGGCTTGTTTCACGCTGGTTCAGTCGCATTTGGAGAACAG GATCCTACGGCACTGGCAAGGTACAAAAGGGGAATGCTTCATAAGGATAATCCAGCTGAGACGAGCACAGCTTTCAACACGTGTATGAAATCTCTTGCAGAGGAGTCAGCCAAGTGGCCAGAGCTAAATCCAAG AATTCCCGAGAAACTTCTCAAGTTGTCCGAATACACGTATGAAAAAGGATGCGAAGCAGCTCTTGTAAGAGAAGATGATTTCACCGTCCTCAATCACGGAGATTTCTGGGTAAACAATATGATGTTCCGCTACGACGAACGGCAAAAGCCCATGGATCACATATTT GTGGATTTTCAAATATCCCACCGTGGCTCACCGGCAGAAGaccttctctattttctcGGCACAAGTCCGTCGGACGATATTCGACATCAGAATCGCGAGCAACTGCTGAGGGAGTATCACACCTCATTAGCCAGCACCATGACCAAACTGAAGTGCAAAACGGAAGTGCCGAGCTTTGATGCTCTACAAGAATTATTAAGAAAGCGAGCTTTTTTTGAAGTAATCGCTTCTTCGGTTGTCCTGCCAATTGTCGTACTCGAGAAAGGCAACAACGTGGATATATCAAAAATAAGTGGGGCCGACGGAAAATACGATAATCCAGCTTATCGTGGAAAAGCCTACAGACGAATTATGAGTAGAATTTTGCCTTTATACGATAGTATGGGACTACTAGATATCTGA
- the LOC124295113 gene encoding uncharacterized protein LOC124295113: MRTFYGIGMKNLARAIADCPELTMSPRIVEKINKLSKVVYDKACEANSIGEDDFHVLNHGDFWVNNMMFKYNERQEPVDQIFEEYNNPSYRGKSYLKIMTRLLPLYDSMGLLDA, encoded by the exons ATGAGGACGTTCTATGGAATAGGTATGAAGAATCTCGCACGTGCGATAGCTGACTGTCCggaactgacaatgagtccaAG AATTGTAGAGAAAATTAATAAGCTATCCAAAGTCGTCTATGACAAGGCATGCGAGGCTAACTCCATTGGCGAGGATGATTTTCACGTTCTTAACCACGGAGATTTCTGGGTAAACAATATGATGTTCAAGTACAATGAACGGCAAGAGCCTGTCGACCAAATATTC GAGGAATATAATAACCCAAGCTACCGTGGAAAGTCGTACCTCAAGATCATGACCAGACTTTTGCCGTTGTACGACAGTATGGGCTTACTGGACGCGTAA
- the LOC124295110 gene encoding uncharacterized protein LOC124295110 has protein sequence MATEIPIWLNASYVQKVLRKTENDESIEVSDITVKPATAKGDNYLSAMYRVTFKFLRIQGGRKVGGEKSIIVKTTFEGTSLAELIEELEVFYTELSMMSVTLPKMNEVLSKASLPQLGAECLYYQYEKPTHMIVEDLAPKGFTMADREKGLDLDHCLVAIRNLARFHAASVALVEKDPDALATYNKGIFRENQTPLLITYLKACVKSLANVTPYWHELSPRISEKIMKLSDVVFAKGCEAAHFREDEFTVLNHGDFWINNMMFVYDERRVPVNCIFVDFQICHRGSPANDILYFIGTSPSDDVRVLHRELLLHEYHASLAVAMRNMNCSTKVPSFENLQEALKKRAFLEVIANMISLPIVSIEKGTDLDISKIAGSVDKSSHSGYHRKSYKEIMIRVLPLYDSLGLLDV, from the exons ATGGCGACAGAAATCCCGATCTGGCTCAACGCATCTTATGTGCAGAAGGTTCTACGAAAGACTGAAAATGACGAATCGATCGAGGTTTCTGATATCACCGTAAAACCCGCGACCGCGAAAGGAGACAATTATTTGAGTGCTATGTATCGTGTGACATTTAAATTTTTGCGGATCCAAGGTGGACGAAAAGTTGGAGGGGAAAAATCAATTATAGTGAAAACTACATTCGAAGGCACCTCTTTAGCGGAATTG ATAGAGGAATTGGAAGTTTTCTATACCGAGCTATCGATGATGTCGGTCACATTGCCGAAAATGAACGAAGTCTTATCAAAAGCATCGTTGCCGCAATTGGGTGCAGAATGTCTGTACTATCAGTACGAGAAGCCAACTCATATGATAGTTGAAGATCTGGCACCTAAAGGATTCACGATGGCTGATCGCGAAAAAGGTCTCGATCTAGACCACTGCTTAGTAGCGATTCGAAATCTGGCCAGATTTCACGCAGCTTCAGTTGCACTCGTAGAAAAG GATCCCGACGCGCTTGCGACATACAACAAGGGGATATTTCGCGAGAACCAGACTCCTTTACTGATTACTTACCTTAAAGCATGTGTAAAATCCCTTGCTAATGTAACACCTTATTGGCACGAATTGAGTCCAAG gATTTcggagaaaattatgaaactatCAGACGTCGTATTCGCCAAGGGATGCGAAGCTGCCCACTTTCGAGAAGACGAATTTACTGTTCTCAACCACGGAGATTTTTGGATAAACAATATGATGTTCGTCTACGACGAACGGCGTGTACCTGTTAATTGTATATTC GTGGATTTCCAAATATGTCACCGTGGCTCACCAGCAAacgatattttatattttattggtACAAGTCCGAGTGACGATGTCCGAGTTTTACACCGAGAATTGCTTCTACACGAGTATCACGCCTCGTTGGCCGTTGCCATGAGGAATATGAATTGCAGTACGAAAGTACCGAGCTTTGAAAATCTCCAAGAGGCGTTGAAGAAACGAGCTTTTTTGGAAGTGATTGCCAACATGATATCACTGCCGAttgtttcaattgaaaaagGAACGGACCTCGACATTTCAAAGATCGCGGGTTCAGTGGATAAAAGCAGTCATTCGGGTTACCATAGAAAGTCGTACAAGGAAATCATGATCAGGGTTCTGCCACTGTACGATAGCTTAGGATTATTGGATGTGTAA
- the LOC107221741 gene encoding uncharacterized protein LOC107221741 → MMFCYDEQGKPVDLMLVDFQISHHDSPAEDILFFFGTSPSDEVRMHHREFILLKYHVTLTHTMAKLECSTEAPNFDTLLEMLRKRALYEVVIAFTLLPLVLVDKSKVKSLDDLASSDEKYDNPAYQKKSYRKVMTRLLPLYNDMGLLDV, encoded by the exons ATGATGTTTTGCTACGACGAACAAGGAAAACCCGTAGATCTTATGCTT GtggattttcaaatatcgcaTCATGACTCACCAGCAGAAGAcattctcttcttttttggCACCAGCCCGTCCGACGAAGTTCGAATGCATCATCGTGAATTTATTTTGCTCAAGTACCACGTTACGCTAACACATACAATGGCTAAACTTGAATGCAGCACGGAAGCGCCAAACTTCGATACTTTGCTGGAAATGTTGAGGAAACGTGCTTTATACGAGGTGGTAATAGCTTTCACGTTATTGCCACTTGTTCTCGTTGACAAAAGCAAAGTGAAAAGCTTGGACGATTTAGCGTCGtcagatgaaaaatatgacaacCCCGCCTACCAGAAGAAATCTTATCGAAAGGTAATGACTAGACTTCTACCGCTATACAACGACATGGGGCTGTTGGATGTATAG
- the LOC107221747 gene encoding uncharacterized protein LOC107221747 produces the protein MAIECPVWLDACYVQKILRNAEQDESIEVSGITVKPATVKGDNYSSIMHRIGVVFSRIQKGHKIKKTTSLIAKVLPESIPEDEDMYVGFFDVEMSMMSETLPLMNKSLAHLGMSTSLSAKCLYAQHEDPIHLIIEDLTTAGFQMAEREAGLDLNHCLVAIRNLGAFHASSIALAEKEPTAVKKYTRGMFHKDHSLTLVDFFKSGTKTLAKQTATWPELSPGISEKISKLSDVIYEKACEVTRIKEDDFNVLNHADFWINNMLFRYDDHQKPIDYKFVDFQTCHYGSPAVDLLYFFGTSPSIDVLMQHREFITREYLVTLTDIMAKLECSTKPPSFDDMQDILRKNAFYEVIASFTILPLVLIDKSEAKCIDEILYSDEKFENPAYQGESYRKVMTRRLPLYDSTGLLDL, from the exons ATGGCGATAGAATGCCCGGTTTGGCTTGACGCGTGTTACGTGCAAAAGATCTTACGGAATGCTGAACAAGACGAATCCATCGAGGTTTCCGGGATAACCGTAAAGCCAGCCACGGTCAAGGGTGACAATTATTCGAGCATCATGCATCGCATCGGCGTAGTATTTTCTCGAATTCAGAAAGGACACAAGATCAAGAAGACGACGTCGCTTATAGCAAAAGTTCTACCCGAGAGCATACCCGAGGACGAG GATATGTATGTTGGATTTTTTGACGTGGAAATGTCAATGATGTCGGAAACTTTGCCGCTGATGAACAAGTCTTTAGCGCATCTCGGTATGAGCACGTCGCTATCTGCAAAATGTCTCTACGCCCAACACGAAGATCCCATACATCTGATCATCGAAGACCTGACGACCGCAGGCTTTCAAATGGCCGAACGCGAAGCAGGTTTAGATTTGAACCACTGCTTGGTCGCGATTCGGAATCTAGGTGCTTTTCACGCGAGCTCGATAGCTCTCGCGGAAAAG GAACCCACGGCGGTGAAAAAGTACACCAGAGGAATGTTCCACAAAGATCACAGTTTGACATTAGTTGACTTTTTCAAGTCAGGGACCAAGACCCTTGCGAAACAGACGGCGACATGGCCAGAACTAAGTCCGGG gatttctgaaaaaatctCGAAGCTCTCCGATGTTATCTATGAAAAAGCATGCGAAGTGACTCGCATTAAAGAGGATGACTTCAACGTCCTCAATCACGCAGATTTCTGGATAAATAATATGCTATTTCGCTATGACGACCATCAGAAACCCATTGACTATAAATTT GTGGACTTTCAAACTTGTCACTACGGCTCTCCAGCAGTAGACCTGCTCTACTTTTTTGGCACAAGTCCTAGTATTGACGTGCTAATGCAGCACCGAGAATTTATTACACGCGAGTATTTAGTCACACTGACCGATATTATGGCTAAACTTGAATGCAGCACGAAACCGCCGAGTTTTGACGATATGCAGGACATATTACGGAAGAACGCTTTCTACGAAGTGATCGCGTCCTTTACAATATTGCCACTTGTACTGATCGACAAGAGCGAAGCAAAATGCATCGACGAAATATTATATTCCgatgagaaatttgaaaacccGGCTTACCAGGGAGAGTCGTACCGGAAAGTGATGACCAGACGTCTACCACTCTACGACAGCACGGGACTTCTTGATTTATAA